The Alnus glutinosa chromosome 7, dhAlnGlut1.1, whole genome shotgun sequence genome includes a region encoding these proteins:
- the LOC133874181 gene encoding WRKY DNA-binding transcription factor 70 produces MECSWPENSPSKPRKAIEELVQGHQLAKQLRGLLSSWPGEDGSAPADDLVLKILNSFTNSLSILNSAAESDSDVSQIQPNARASSPCRDAPKSESSGESCRSISTVKDRRGCYKRRRTSLTVTKDTPALIDDGHAWRKYGQKPILNAIYPRHYYRCTHKFDQGCQAAKQVQRIQEDPPMYRTTYIGHHTCRTFPKVSELILNSSPTGGSPFVLSFDNSSTNKQNHPFLSSYQLVKQEHKEDIIPSDDMTYNQSSSSDYLVSPDRTAFEPFCSNMAVLSSSMESDNGDVISGVDFADDDLLFSSF; encoded by the exons ATGGAGTGTTCTTGGCCGGAAAACTCGCCCTCCAAGCCCAGAAAAGCCATTGAAGAGCTAGTTCAAGGCCATCAACTAGCAAAGCAGCTCCGGGGTCTACTCAGTAGTTGGCCGGGAGAGGATGGGTCAGCCCCGGCGGATGATCTTGTTCTGAAAATCTTGAACTCGTTCACAAACAGTctttcgatattgaattccgcCGCCGAGTCCGATTCCGACGTTTCTCAGATTCAGCCCAATGCCCGAGCCAGTTCGCCGTGTAGGGATGCTCCCAAGTCGGAATCTTCCGGAGAAAGTTGCAGGAGTATCTCTACGGTGAAGGATCGGAGAGGATGTTATAAGAGAAG GAGGACTTCACTGACGGTAACTAAAGACACCCCTGCTCTGATCGATGACGGCCATGCATGGAGAAAATACGGACAAAAACCGATCCTTAATGCGATATACCCAAG GCATTACTACAGGTGTACTCATAAATTTGATCAGGGATGCCAAGCAGCCAAACAGGTGCAAAGAATCCAAGAGGATCCGCCGATGTACCGGACGACATATATTGGCCATCACACTTGCAGAACTTTCCCAAAAGTTTCTGAATTAATCTTGAATTCTTCTCCTACCGGCGGCTCTCCCTTTGTTCTAAGTTTCGACAACTCCTCCACAAACAAACAGAATCACCCCTTTCTCTCATCCTACCAACTAGTCAAGCAGGAGCACAAAGAAGATATCATTCCGAGCGATGATATGACCTACAACCAATCATCGTCCTCTGATTATCTTGTGTCCCCGGATCGGACGGCATTCGAACCATTCTGCAGCAACATGGCTGTCTTATCGTCATCGATGGAGTCCGATAATGGGGATGTTATTTCTGGGGTTGACTTTGCCGATGATGATCTGctattctcttctttttaa